In the genome of Cherax quadricarinatus isolate ZL_2023a unplaced genomic scaffold, ASM3850222v1 Contig3417, whole genome shotgun sequence, the window GAGTCCAACATaatatcgggggggggggggcaggggggGTAAGAGAGGTGACGAGGGAGACGGGGAGGAGCACATAGTCAGTCAGCTTGGACCTTCCGTGCTATCAACAACTCGTCGGTAATTTATTAACCTTTTTATTTATTGTTGGGATTTTGAGTGATATGATAGTAAGAGTTAATCTTAACATAAGATATATTTGGCTACGTTTTGGGGTTTTAATATAGAATTATTTTTGGAATATTATCTCTAACATTTTATTATATATCGACTTTAACCTTAACTTCAGAAGTTTAGCTCTGTCCCCTTCTTTCctgaacccctcaagggaggttcgttGACTTTTGATCTAGGGGAATTGGATATGTACTCCAGTTCCTGAATGAAACTTGAATACTTTTTATTCCTTCCCCCCCCTCACatgttgtataatcctacgggtttagcgctttcctgtGATTATAATTCTTTGCTGAACTTAAATACAGCAGATTTCAACATGGCTGATAACTTCGATGAAACGGCTGCTGGGAGCTCTTTCTGGAAGAGACTGAAGCAACTTCCAATTGTTGAAGATTCACTCGCTTTGTACCAAAGTGCACAGGTTAGTATTATCGATATAAAGTTGCTGTTTACACACCACCCCAGCTATTCTCTTAATTCCTTCCAGCATCATATTAGTTAATAACTTGACAATCCTCTTAGGGTATTCCTTAAAGTTACTCTTTGGGCTTCTGACTGAACTTCCTTTAGTGTATGGTGAAGCTTAAGCCCTGCCTTGATTCATACTTGGCAGGtctttccccccaaaaaaaaaaaaaaaaatattttgcattAAACTTCAGCTGTCGCTTAATGTTTACAGCTTAACCTGCCTTTATTCCACTATCCTTCATGTACATAAATACACTAGACTTTAAAGTCTCTCCTTTACTCGTCCCTACCCAAATTTAATAACTTATTTCGTGTCCTGAACTCGCCACTAGCGCTTCCCGCTCTAAATTATCCCTTTAAGGAAAGATTCTTTTATTGGCTTAAAAACCCTATTCGATCTTCCCACCCACATCAATTAACATATTTCCTTCTAATTTCCATTAGACCTACAAAAGTGTAGCAGTGGTTGCAAATGTGGCTGACAGCAGTATACAAACAGCCTCTAAAATATTTCCCATGACAACATTGCTGCGTCCTGTAGGTGGATGGCAAGCTATAAACCAGTGGGCTTGCCAGGGACTAGATAAAGTGCAAGCTTGGGCACCCATTATCTCCAAGCCTACTACAGAGGTAACTATATAAATTCAACTTTAAGAAAACGTATCCTTAATGTGATGTAAAGCCTTCATACATAGCCTATTTGCTTGCCTTTCAGGCAATGGGAGACGTTAAAGGAAAGCTACTGAAGGTAGTAGCTAGAGATAAACCTGCTGAATCTATAACAGATGCTCTAGTTATCAGAGCTGAAGAAGCTgtaagtaaattttctattttaaaTTAATACTTTCTGCCTGGCTCTAATAAATTCTTGATTACTCTTTCAATACTGAACCTTCCTGCCCCTACGTGCCTTCCACTTCACGTATTTTAGTAAACTATGCTAATCAACTAAAATGTCCAACCAGGTTATGCTGCTGAACGACTACAGTGGTGGACGTATAGCTGTGAACTTTGCTACTATTTTAGTAGACAATGCCAACACCTTCGTTGACGCTTTCCTTCCCCCAGTCGAAGGAGAATTGAAAGAATTGGGTAAGGGCTAGTAGttccttcaccccccccccttttatatTGCgtgtgtaaaatatatatatatatatatataatatatataatttatatataatatacacacacacctgtattatATGTATAGGCACTCCTCATACtacactgtatagcccttgtggcttagcgctttggTTATAATAATCCTCGTACTGGACTATTTCGCAGACTCTGCTGCTGAAACTTTGGTACCAAAGGCTTCAGCTCTGGCACTAAAAACTAGTCTGCGAATCTACCGCACTCTCCACACTTTCGTGCATCCTGATGCTAGCTGTATGGATTTTTCAACTATCCACCTCGTAAGTAGTTTACCTTCCTCCCCAACACGTGTCCCATAGCCACATGCTTTAAGCTCTTTAGTGTAATTTAGTCTACGTGAAGCCTCAAATGTTCGCAATTTGAATTATAATCTACTAGACTTTCCTAATTTAATATAATGCGTACATGGGGGCGCGTgcgcccccccccttttttttccacttttGGTGTGGGCCTCAAATACTGAATTATTTTTCTAGTTAGTAGGTTCATATTTTCAATCAAATGCTTTAAGCACTGTATAACCCTTAAATCTACTAATTTAAGATTAAAATTGAAATAAGCTAGTTATCTATTGAAAGTTTCAAGGAGCTTTAATCTTTCAGATGAAGTTCTTACTTTCCTCTGCTAAACAATGGTATACAGCCGCTTTAGAACTTCCCTCTGCAGTAACTGGCAAATTCAGTCTCATTCTGGCTATCCATCCAACGGAAAGGATTACTGTTTACCTCAGTTATTTGAGTAATGCAATTCGCCGTTCATCAGCAGCTGAAATACGTACCTATGCTCACGACGTTGCTGTTAAACTTGAATCCATGTTGAAAGCTCTCGTGGTTATCATTGGAGATTGGATGAAGACTGCAATAGAGAATCAGAGGGCGAGTTGAAAATTTTTTTTAGACCTGTTCCTAAAATTTCTCTAGCTTGAGTGATTACCTCCAGGGTTAAATTGGTACGAGGATTGTGAATTAACTACCTAGATTTAACATATTAGTAAATTGATTTAGATTGCTATTAAAATTTTTCACTTTCCAGGTTCTCGCTGAACACTCTCCTAAAAGAGTCCTAGCAGCCTCTAAAACGGAATCTCCTGAAATGGAGCTGTCGCCAATGGCCTCTGTTACAGACATTACTTCTAGTAATGGAATTAAGGAAGAACAAATGGTTGTGTAAAGCCTTTAAAGTGAACCTGCAACTCCAAATATCTTCCCTTGGCATTCTTCCATGAAATTCAGACATCGCCCCTCGCCAAGCCAGCTCTGCGAGACATTGCAAAAGCAGGTTTATGAAAGTCAAATTCATTTAGGCTTTCAGCTAACTATGCTAGAAAGTTTGGCTGTTCATTGGTTCTGGTAAATTACTCTACCTTTGATAGAGAATTTATTATAAATAAATGCAGTTTACTTAGTCTTAATTCAGTATCCTAATTACCTTCCAGAAAATTTGTAGTCTGTGAAGACACTTGTAATTTCGCCTTTACTTTTTAGCTTGTGGTATTTGTAACAACTGACTGAAAAGAATTCCTAAAATGGCATTCAGGTTTAAACATCCATTAGAtggggcccccccccccccatattcCATTTCCAATGTTGCTAGACCCTGGTACTACCAATATCCACCTTGTAAATTTTTCTCTTGTCCCACTTTCTTCATCCCAAAGGAACTAAATCTGGAGTCTTCAGTCGCCTCTTCGTCTGTAGAAGTGGTATGCTTCATATAGGTACCATcctagtttactggcatgaagggggGCAAAGGAAACTGTTGCAGCATCAGTACTAGATTTACAATACTTCTCAACTAAATGGAGGTGCCCCAGTGTTAACATCTACAAAAAGATTGAGGGAGGCAAGTTGCCTTAGAGACCGTAAAAGGTCTCTACTTAATTTGATTCGTCTCGATGAACTAGTTATGAGCATTCTTTaccgatttttttttctctccaaaCCGCATAGTTAAGTCATCTTCACTGAGGATCAGGAGCAAAGGTCTCGGCTGGGTGTGTCTCTGACCTCGATGCCTGATGAAACAGTACGCAACATGCCTTGAAATAAGACTGCAAAGAACACAGGTTAAGAGGCTTTGCCCATGGAGATAGATTAACACTTACTACAAAGATACATAGCCCCCCCTTCAGCCCCCCCTCCCCTGTTCTCTCCCTTAAAGAAACCTTGTGGTAAAGAGGCTATTGGTCTGAGGACAAACAGCCTGTTCCTCTTCCCATCCCTCTAGTTTTCAGCCTTCAGATCCTCTCCTCGGGTATTCTGGCTCCTAGAAAAGGTAATGGGTATCTTTATCCATTCCATAGGTTTGCTGTAGAATCTGGATAATTTAGGGATACCCCATATTTTCATTTCAGGTGACAGGTGTAACTCTGGAAACTGCCTGTCAGTTTCTGGGAGGTGGTCTCTGAAGGAGGATTCCTTGTGGCAGGTATCAGACTGCCCTCTTGTTCCCAGAGGTAGTTCTGTTAAAGAGGCTGATAACCTGGATTgctagtttactggcatgaagggtagggtatgggaaGTTTCATTCCACATCTGCACTACTGGCTGCTCTGAGATCCTCTTGGACATGGAGGGGAATTTGACCCtctcattcctcctaggagctataCCTCCACATTCTTTCCCTTTGGAAATTTTTCCCATAGTTccagagccacaagactgctccACGTGGGGGAAGGGGGGCCCCTTTCTGCTGTAGCTCCGACTACCTAATtgtcggaactttctttggcacTTTCTGACGCCCCAGTACCTTCTACAGGCATTTCTTTGCCCACTCTTGATTCTGAAGTTCCTCCGGACTCCTTTGATGCATCTGATCTCTGCACGTCTTTACCCACATGTCTGGCCCTTCCCACTATTAAGTTTTCAGATCTTTCCAATCTCCGGTTAGACCacctctggtcccacacctaaaAGACCACGACCATTAACAGTACTTTAAATTCTCTAATCTTCCCAGGAAAAAAGTGCACCTCACTCCCATAGTCTCAAAGTACACAATGGCCAAATGTTTTTTCATTCTGCAATAGACGTCTACTCAGCTTATCATACTATAAGCAAGGCACTCCTGAGTTGGTAAAAATATTACCTTGTGCTGTTAACAGTGCACGAATAGTCACTTATGAAATGCTGGACAGGCTCGCAGTCTTTCAAACTTTAGCTTCCCCTTAGTTTCGAAAAAGTCCGGAAATCGAGACCCAGCTTGTTCTTCTGGTTACTAGTGTTGCACACCTTGAAAGTTGCCCCGGATATTGAAAATCTTGTCACTCTAAAGGGCTTCATTTATGCCAGTTTTCCCTCCAAACCTACCATTGTTACTCCCCTTTAGACTTCTCGTATAGCAGAAAAGAGCCTTGTGCCTTTTACTTCTTGAATTAGTCTGCAATTtctgcttgccgatcatcggcagttgGAACTGACGGCATCCATATGCTTCAGTATTTGTCAGCCTTTGTAGTTCTCTTGTATTTCAAATATTTACTCGCTATCAATTACCATTGTTCAGCATTTTCATGAATCTGGTACTTCGGGACATGCTTCACACTCGCTCCATTGCTCTTGCAAGTACAATATGAAAGATGGAACGTTTGGTAAATAAGTTTATGGTATTTAAAGTCTTACCTTGTCAAAATGGCTTTCGTAATGGCCACTATTGACGCCTTGCTCTACTTACGTACGTTCGTAATGGCTTTGCTAATTAACTACAATATAGATTTTTAAAGGCATAGGACTACTTGGAGGTACAGCTTGGCCTAAGcccccccccctcaaggaaggttccttgatgttggtgaggggctcttgatttagggaattggatctgtgctccagttccccgaattaaacctgaatgccttccacatacccccccccaggctctgtataatcctccgggtttagtgcttcccccttgattataataataattggcccaagcccactccttaggcctgcAAGGCAGTCTGCCATTTTTTCTTCTAATCAAGTTTCTTTCataggatgggggggggggggggagggcagATTGTAGAGCTCTTACTGTGATCAGCCCTAATTTTATAGAAATTGGAGCATGGTGACCAGAAATATTAAGCGGCCGCTTTATATACTTGATCCCATCCATCAACGATTGCGTTTGTCTAGGTTTTCATAA includes:
- the LOC138851008 gene encoding uncharacterized protein, coding for MADNFDETAAGSSFWKRLKQLPIVEDSLALYQSAQTYKSVAVVANVADSSIQTASKIFPMTTLLRPVGGWQAINQWACQGLDKVQAWAPIISKPTTEAMGDVKGKLLKVVARDKPAESITDALVIRAEEAVMLLNDYSGGRIAVNFATILVDNANTFVDAFLPPVEGELKELDSAAETLVPKASALALKTSLRIYRTLHTFVHPDASCMDFSTIHLMKFLLSSAKQWYTAALELPSAVTGKFSLILAIHPTERITVYLSYLSNAIRRSSAAEIRTYAHDVAVKLESMLKALVVIIGDWMKTAIENQRVLAEHSPKRVLAASKTESPEMELSPMASVTDITSSNGIKEEQMVV